The proteins below come from a single Periophthalmus magnuspinnatus isolate fPerMag1 chromosome 7, fPerMag1.2.pri, whole genome shotgun sequence genomic window:
- the timm17b gene encoding mitochondrial import inner membrane translocase subunit Tim17-B isoform X2 yields the protein MEEYAREPCPWRIVDDCGGAFTMGAIGGGVFQSVKGFRNAPAGVRHRLKGSAKAVRIRAPQIGGSFAVWGGLFSTIDCGLVRLRGKEDPWNSITSGALTGAILAARSGPLTMVGSAMMGGILLALIEGFGILLTRYTAPQFQNPMPFAEDPSQLPPKDRGPY from the exons atggaggagTACGCGCGTGAGCCCTG TCCGTGGAGGATCGTGGATGACTGTGGAGGAGCTTTCACCATGGGAGCGATTGGAGGAGGAGTGTTTCAGTCCGTCAAGGGTTTTCGTAATGCACCTGCT GGTGTTCGGCATCGATTGAAAGGCAGTGCAAAGGCCGTCCGCATCAGAGCTCCACAGATTGGAG GCAGCTTTGCAGTTTGGGGCGGCCTATTCTCAACTATTGACTGTGGTCTCGTTCGTTTAAGAGGAAAAGAGGATCCCTGGAACTCGATCACAAGTGGAGCTCTGACGGGGGCTATTCTGGCAGCACGCA GTGGACCTCTGACGATGGTGGGCTCTGCGATGATGGGAGGGATTTTACTGGCTCTTATTGAGGGATTTGGGATACTTTTAACCAGATATACAGCACCGCAGTTTCAGAACC CGATGCCGTTCGCAGAGGATCCAAGTCAGTTACCTCCAAAAGACAGAGGTCCATATTAA
- the timm17b gene encoding mitochondrial import inner membrane translocase subunit Tim17-B isoform X1: MEEYAREPCPWRIVDDCGGAFTMGAIGGGVFQSVKGFRNAPAVRGLRHTFLHFYRFICTTVYYKIFLLFLQGVRHRLKGSAKAVRIRAPQIGGSFAVWGGLFSTIDCGLVRLRGKEDPWNSITSGALTGAILAARSGPLTMVGSAMMGGILLALIEGFGILLTRYTAPQFQNPMPFAEDPSQLPPKDRGPY, from the exons atggaggagTACGCGCGTGAGCCCTG TCCGTGGAGGATCGTGGATGACTGTGGAGGAGCTTTCACCATGGGAGCGATTGGAGGAGGAGTGTTTCAGTCCGTCAAGGGTTTTCGTAATGCACCTGCTGTACGTGGACTCagacacacatttttacatttttacagatttatttGCACGACTGTTTACTACAAAATAttccttttgtttttacagGGTGTTCGGCATCGATTGAAAGGCAGTGCAAAGGCCGTCCGCATCAGAGCTCCACAGATTGGAG GCAGCTTTGCAGTTTGGGGCGGCCTATTCTCAACTATTGACTGTGGTCTCGTTCGTTTAAGAGGAAAAGAGGATCCCTGGAACTCGATCACAAGTGGAGCTCTGACGGGGGCTATTCTGGCAGCACGCA GTGGACCTCTGACGATGGTGGGCTCTGCGATGATGGGAGGGATTTTACTGGCTCTTATTGAGGGATTTGGGATACTTTTAACCAGATATACAGCACCGCAGTTTCAGAACC CGATGCCGTTCGCAGAGGATCCAAGTCAGTTACCTCCAAAAGACAGAGGTCCATATTAA
- the LOC129456357 gene encoding tigger transposable element-derived protein 1-like — protein sequence MKRSAPTNAPAPAPKRTRKMLTIAEKVVLLDKLKEGRSYAAVGRLYGINESSVRYIKKEENNIRRTAAITFNKDAKRLATARNKTIVRMESALALWISYCRKNNITLDSNVIRTKAKVLYETFADSAEQDDAEPRPKTSTLNAAQNPFHASVSLHGKAAEAEAYVNNKFKAIIEEGGYKPEQVFNMDETGLFWKRMPSRTFIMQDGAQDPGFKAQKDRVTLVMCGNAAGFMIKPGLIYRSKNPRALKNKNKNALPVYWMHDTKAWMTRVLSLDWFKQCFIPEVKRYLRRKGLDFKVLLLLHNARGHAEDLSYDGVQIELLPPNTTSLIQPLDQGFIRLFKAVYTRNTLQHLVDALGSDQDFSLKVYWSEYTIASCLQNIQKAIQEIKTETLNVCWKKLWPEAVHNPPGSSLDEIYQSAVDTAVNLAKQLGGDGFDDMTPDDMNALIDAHSQSLTDEDLAEMTMPPSEDEGEEEEQGTSIKVEEDGLTLDSLTTLVRMANELERAAQEWDPLMCRSLEFTNIIEGAMSVYKNLLAEKKKTCQPRTVFIGKESPVLVEIDSRAEWTKEEEAQSEEE from the exons atgaaacgttctgcaccgacaaacgCACCTGCCCCCGCGCCCAAAAGGACGAGGAAGATGCTGACCATCGCAGAGAAAGTTGTACTTCTGGACAAATTGAAGGAAGGTAGAAGTTACGCGGCTGTAGGGCGCCTTTACGGAATCAATGAATCTTCGGTTCGTTACataaagaaagaggaaaataacataaggaggACGGCAGCAATAACGTTTAACAAGGACGCAAAAAGGCTCGCAACTGCCCGCAACAAGACCATCGTGCGGATGGAGTCAGCTTTGGCTTTGTGGATCAGTTACTGCAGGAAAAACAACATCACGCTGGATTCAAACGTCATCCGCACGAAAGCTAAAGTTCTTTATGAAACCTTTGCTGACAGCGCAGAGCAGGATGACGCAGAGCCCAGGCCAAAGACAAGCACTTTAAACGCAGCACAGAACCCATTTCACGCCA gtgtttctctgcacggaaaGGCCGCTGAAGCAGAGGCATATGTGAACAACAAgtttaaagcgatcatcgaggaaggcGGATATAAGCCTGAGCAAGTTTTTAATATGGATGAGACAGGATTATTTTGGAAACGAATGCCCTCTCGCACCTTTATAATGCAGGACGGAGCGCAAGACCCAGGATTTAAGGCTCAAAAGGATCGTGTGACTCTGGTTATGTGTGGAAATGCTGCAGGATTTATGATAAAACCAGGGCTTATTTATAGGTCCAAAAATCCTAGAgccctaaaaaacaaaaataagaatgCGCTGCCCGTTTACTGGATGCACGACACGAAGGCCTGGATGACAAGAGTGCTCAGTCTGGATTGGTTCAAACAGTGTTTCATCCCTGAGGTCAAGCGTTATTTGAGAAGAAAAGGACTAGACTTTAAAGTGCTTCTGCTCCTACACAACGCCCGAGGCCACGCTGAGGATTTGTCATACGATGGTGTGCAAATCGAACTTCTGCCGCCAAACACCACATCTCTGATTCAGCCTCTGGACCAGGGCTTCATCCGCTTGTTCAAGGCCGTCTACACGCGCAACACCCTGCAGCATCTTGTAGACGCTTTGGGCTCGGATCAAGACTTCTCACTAAAGGTCTACTGGAGTGAATACACCATTGCATCATGTCTCCAAAATATTCAGAAGGCCATTCAGGAGATAAAAACTGAAACTTTAAATGTCTGCTGGAAAAAACTGTGGCCAGAGGCAGTGCACAACCCTCCCGGATCTTCTCTTGATGAGATTTATCAGTCTGCGGTAGATACGGCTGTGAATCTGGCCAAACAGCTCGGGGGAGATGGCTTTGATGACATGACTCCTGATGACATGAATGCTCTGATTGATGCCCACTCACAGTCGCTGACTGATGAAGACCTGGCAGAGATGACAATGCCACCAAGTGAGGatgagggagaagaagaagaacagggCACAAGTATTAAAGTGGAGGAGGATGGACTAACACTTGATAGTTTGACAACTCTGGTGAGAATGGCCAATGAACTTGAGCGAGCTGCACAAGAATGGGACCCTCTGATGTGTCGCTCATTAGAGTTCACAAATATAATCGAAGGTGCCATGTCTGTTTATAAGAATCTTCTCGCCGAGAAGAAAAAAACGTGCCAACCCAGAACTGTCTTCATTGGGAAAGAGTCACCTGTATTAGTGGAAATTGATAGTAGAGCGGAGTGGACGAAGGAAGAagaggcacagtcagaggaaGAGTAA